DNA sequence from the Candidatus Peregrinibacteria bacterium genome:
TGGTGTTGATTCTGCGGTAACCGCAGCACTTGCGGTTCGTGCTCTCGGAAAAGAAAATGTGTTCGGACTTATTTTGCCGTACACTGCCTTTTCAAGCCCTGAAAACACGCAAGATGCGAAGGAGGTTGGAGAATTTCTTGATATCCAATGTGAAGTGATATCTATCGACTCAATTGCCGAGCAATTTTTTCAGTTTCCGTGGGTGAAAAAAGATCTTTCCAAAGGAAATATTCTCGCGAGAATTCGCATGATTCTGCTCTATTCTTGGGCAAATGAAAATGGCGCGCTCGTCCTCGGAACATGTAATAAAAGCGAGGTCCTGCTCGGATATGAAACGAAATTTGGAGATGGCGCATCGGACATTTCTATTCTCGGCAACCTTTGGAAAACAGAAGTTTGGGAAATGGCAAAATATCTTGGGCTTCCAGAAAAATTCATCACGAAGGCTCCTTCTGCAGAGCTCTATGAAGCTCAAACAGATGAAAATGAATTGGGATTTTCCTACAAAGAAGCAGATCTTATTTTACAGAACTGGGAAAAGGGAAACCCCTTGAACGACGATGACCCAAAAGTGAAAGAAATTTTAAGAAGAATTGTTGCGAGCGAACATAAAAGAAAAATTGTTCCTACGATTTCAGGCTAATAGAAATTTTCTATCTCTACGAAAATTTTCGAAAAATTTTTTGTGAGAAAGATGTAAAAAATCTCTTCACTTTTGTAAAAAATCCTGATTTTTCTGTTGGAGAAAGGAGAATTCCCGCAAGACCCCAAAATGTGAGAGAAACACTCGCACTTTCCCATGAGTGGAGCAGTATCGCCATGATCGAAATACCAAGAAGGCCACACATAAGTGCCTGTCCTCGCCAATCATGAATCTGAAAGAGTCTCTTCCCGAGCAAAAAAAGAATCATAAAAAAGAGAATTAACCCCGGAAATCCAGTATCAATTCCCACTTGTAAATACCAACTTTCCGGAATAAATCCAGTTTCATTTGCATAAAATCTAGCAGATGCGGGACCTGAATCTCCGAGTCCCGTACCAAACGGATGCAGAAGGATATGAAGAATTCCATCCCTACTTCTCTCGAAATGTCCCTGATTTGAAGAAATGCGTATGATAACCTTTTCAAAGAATTCATGAGCGAAGAAGGAGAGTGAAACAAATGCAACAAGAGCAAGCGAAATCAAACTCCAAAATGTCTTCTTGAACCACTGTTTTTCACGAAAAAGAATGATAAATCCGAGAGTGAGGGAAACTATCGCCCCAGCCCATGCCGACCTGGAATACGCAAAGACCAGATCAAAAATTCCTATGAGAAACATCGTTGCGCCGAATGCACGAAGTGGAGCATTTTTTTGGATTTCTTTTTTCCGATGAAACGGATGAAGGACAAGAAAAAAGAAAAGTGGAAGCGTAAACATCAAAAACGCTGAAAAATCGTTAGGACCGCTGAAAAAAGATTGGAGTCGACACGTGTTCGTAAAGGAAATCATTTGGCAGTAGGATGTCGGTCCTCCCGGAGCGAAATCACTAAATACGGGAGAATACCCGAAATGAACGAGAAAATCCTGCGGAAGAAATTTTTGAAAGACTCCAAAGAAAAATGTAATTGCAGCCACGCCGAGAAAATAATGAAAAAATTTGTTCCGCTCTTCTTCTTTCAGTGGAAAATGACGAACGAGTAAGAAAAATATCAAAAATAATAGTGAATATTTTGCTCCAAAAATTGTCCGCTCAATATCCAAAATTCCCCATCGAAAGAATCCTGTAGATAGAGCCCACACGATGTACAGAGTAATCACTCCATCGAGAGTGTCAAATTTTGGGAATGGAATTTTTTTTTGAAAAATAAGAATCGCGAGAGCAAGAGCAAAAATAACAATGAGAATTTCTTTCCACGCCGCAATCCAGAGAGGAAAAGGAACATCCACGTACAGAAAAATTCCCTGAAACACATTCATGAGAAATGCGTGAAAAGGAAGGAAAATGAAGAGAAAAGTGAGGATGCCGAGATTGAGGTTGCGGAGAGACACGAGGAAAAAATGTAAAAGATAAAATGTAAAATGTTAAAAAAAATTCTAAGTTCTAAAATTTAATGCTTAAAAATTAAGACTTATTTTTACATTTTGCCTTTTACATTTTACATTCTTCTTCCACTCTCTTCCTGATCTCCTGAAACTGTTCCAAGTTCACTCCCGCTCCCTGCGCAAAATTTTGAGCTCCACCGCCGCTTCCTCCCGCAAATTCCGTAATTTTTTGAAGAATGTCTTTCGCGGAAATTTTTCCTTTTGAAGCCACGGAAATCCCACCGTCTCTCGTAAATGTCACGGCGACATCAATTCCACGCTGAACGAGTTCTCGAGCCAGCGCTCCAATTTTTTTCTTGTCTCCTGTCGGAATTGGTTCACAAACAACTTTCTTGCCATTCACATCTTTTTGAAGAGGAATAAGCTCATCTGTCTCCAATCTCACAATTTCTTTATTGATCGCAATATGTTCATTTTCTAAATCTTTCCTTTCCTGAAGAAAAATCTTTACTCTTTCTTCGAGTTGTTCAACGGGGGTTTTTAAACTTGCAGCAATCGATTCTGTCATATCGGATAATTTCCAGAGAAATCTTTGAGCCTCCTTTGCACACACAAGCTCCATTCTCCGAATTCCACTCGCGACACTTGATTCCGAAATAATTTTTATCGCACCAATATCAGCAGTGTTTCGCACATGAGTTCCTCCGCACAGTTCAAAACTTTTGTCTCCCATTCGAATTGTGCGAACAATATTTTCATATTTTTCTGAAAAAAGAGCCTCGGCTCCTGCTTTTTTCGCTTCTTCGAGCGGCATTTCTTTGGTAGCAACTTCATTTGCGGAATTCACCCAATCGCAAATTATTTGTTCGATTTCACGAATTTCTTCTTTCGTGACTGCTTTTGGATGGGAAAAATCGAAGCGCGTTCGAGTAGATTCCACGAGTGAACCTTGTTGTTCCACATGTTTTCCGAGTACTTGTTTGAGAGCGGCATGAAGAAGATGCGCAAGCGAATGATGACGACGAATTTGTTCTCTTCTTTCCACATCAATTTTTAGAAAAACTTTATTTTCTTTCTCGAGAGGCGAT
Encoded proteins:
- a CDS encoding O-antigen ligase family protein, giving the protein MSLRNLNLGILTFLFIFLPFHAFLMNVFQGIFLYVDVPFPLWIAAWKEILIVIFALALAILIFQKKIPFPKFDTLDGVITLYIVWALSTGFFRWGILDIERTIFGAKYSLLFLIFFLLVRHFPLKEEERNKFFHYFLGVAAITFFFGVFQKFLPQDFLVHFGYSPVFSDFAPGGPTSYCQMISFTNTCRLQSFFSGPNDFSAFLMFTLPLFFFLVLHPFHRKKEIQKNAPLRAFGATMFLIGIFDLVFAYSRSAWAGAIVSLTLGFIILFREKQWFKKTFWSLISLALVAFVSLSFFAHEFFEKVIIRISSNQGHFERSRDGILHILLHPFGTGLGDSGPASARFYANETGFIPESWYLQVGIDTGFPGLILFFMILFLLGKRLFQIHDWRGQALMCGLLGISIMAILLHSWESASVSLTFWGLAGILLSPTEKSGFFTKVKRFFTSFSQKIFRKFS
- a CDS encoding NAD+ synthase gives rise to the protein MKTRAENIIRGIQEYFHKNDRKKTVVGISGGVDSAVTAALAVRALGKENVFGLILPYTAFSSPENTQDAKEVGEFLDIQCEVISIDSIAEQFFQFPWVKKDLSKGNILARIRMILLYSWANENGALVLGTCNKSEVLLGYETKFGDGASDISILGNLWKTEVWEMAKYLGLPEKFITKAPSAELYEAQTDENELGFSYKEADLILQNWEKGNPLNDDDPKVKEILRRIVASEHKRKIVPTISG